CGAAATCAACCAAAAACGACTCAATTCCGACACATACGATTCAAacgtaatatttttattaaaacagcCCATAGATACTCAATTCCACCATCATAAATCCAACTCTTATCTTGATATGAAGCTTATAATCGATAGAGAATTAAATTCTTGatccaacggcgcgagaatcactcaaTTCCGTCGAGAAACGGAGAAACCGTATCGATCGCAAGCTTGATCGCCGATTTCCCTACCTGATACGTTTTTTCCTTCTTTCTGGATGTTTCCTTATTCATCCAAATAATtcatatatgttgtttatatataGGATGACTAATTTGTTACTTTGATCCCtcctttcttttgttttaacTCTTTCTCTTtgaaactttctaatttaactaatCGATAAATTTCTCGCTTTAACTCTACTACGTAGATATGATttataaccaaataaataatacgacttTCTAATTTACTATTTCTCAACgatattcttttattaatttatctcaattatattattaattatttccaataattaataataccggactttacacttaatttttggCTTTTTCTTTAAACCTCTTTTATTCGATATAAATTTCCAAGATTTccatattgaaattttttaatcgACCTTCTCGggtcttatttattttaattacttcaATAATTTCTCCCTTACTGCCACTCCGGCGATTCAAAACttgacacgtggtccaattgaCGATGTCAAAtctttggggtattacatgaactcggtagaactatctcgggactcacctTGTATCGATTCGATTTGAGTGTGTTAcaagttgaactcggtggaactatcccgggactcacCTTGTATCGATTCGATTTGAGTGTGATAcgagttgaactcggtggaactatctcgggactgtatcACTGGGTATAGGTTGAACTctgtcgaactatctcgggaccttacCTAAAAAGACGTGAGAAAGCAGTACTTTCGCTAAGTATAGGAATAAAAATTGTCCATGATTAAGATTAATATCAGATCAAGTTGTCTGTATACGTGAATTGATTATATCAATGTGATTGTATATAtgaaaaatgttttcaaatgcgatgcttattttgataatatgttacGTAACGCACTCAGCTTATAGCTGACTTCTGttgatttaaatgtttttcgGGTGCCTAAACTGAGGACTTTGATATAGGTCCATCTTTTGACCGGAAGTCAAATTTTGCATGTACAGTCCCGACTTCCGTAGTTGCTGCAGTAGCGTATGTCTGACCAGAGTCGTAGATTAGCACAACTACatatgtttatttgtttatagtCTGTCTTTATAGTATATGTATATTTGGCTATGATATTGTATTTTGTCCACGGCGGTAGATTCCCGTGATATGATGTTGAGCAAAAACCACAAGtgacgatatcgcgcaagtaatataatccAAAAGTACGGATATCGATCCCATAGAGACAATGGTATTAATGACTAATAGTTTGAGAATTTGTGactaaattaaacaattaaaagagaacaattaacaaataaacttCAAGTAATTGAAATCAAtaaattcaattgatttaaaaggtagtatatagaaataataagattaaaatacTCCAGGATTAATAATTCcgaatataatataaaatcatgaacaatGAATATCTTGATGATTTTATCTTGAATCGAGCTATTGTAAATCatcgaatcccgctctctcaagcctcaaagaccGATAAAATcacaattcaattaattaattgataaataactcgctctcacgatattataaactgaattaaccacctaaataataattatgaagcaaactcaaagATTACCTAAAtcccaacccgctctcacggcgttatcctttaagtttttgattacataggtctatttaattaacaatctctcagttagttaattaaacatgcATCATGAATCAATctttcaaataaatccaaacattaggtttaataatcaaaacatGATAATAAATCACCAATAAATTCAAAGTCAATCAATCATATATTTAaacgttcatatcaacccttAAACAAAAGGTTTAGTTATCCATTGTCATATTGACAATGACAATGGATTTGTTACACCTTGAGTACATAAGAAACACAAGATAAAAATGGTGAATGTAATTTATCCTATGTGACACAAGAGTCTTTCTCTCTAGCTAACTTTATGTCTAAGTCTAAGTGACTCTCAATAGTATTTTTCTCTACATaaatggggtctatttatagagccAATAGGAGTGGTGCTCAAGTCAAAAGTATCCTCCTTCCATATGGAACTTGAGTGATGATCAAGTTGAGCATATCTTCCTTCCATAGAGAGTGGAGTGATGATCAAGACCTTCCATAACCGTCTTGAGTGAATCAATCTTGACTTATCTTGtttccaaaagtttcatatcTAATGAGCTTTTAACTTATTGTCAAAACTCATTTCTTTGGGTGCAAGTCAAGGAAGATCACTCTCTTGAGTGTGAATCCAATTTATGTTGATTATGGAAATTCTAATGAGAGCCCTTAAGATGTCCTAGCTTTTTCTCCCATGCGCACAACTTTTGTGCATTTCCAGGCCTCAGCCGGCCCTGGGCCGGCTTGATGTCGTGGTCGACTGGAGGCCGGTTGAGCTTCTGCCATTCTATTCTTGACCGGTTCGATTTGATTGGAACTGGTTGGTCTTGGAACTTGGTTGGCTTTCTGAATCCTTCTGGCTTTTCCTATTTTTGCATTTGACTATGTTTCAATCATAAATACTCCagaaatgataatatttatatttttcgtAAAAACTACAAAACAAGAGAAACTAACTATATAAgcttttattttacataacaaaGCACTAAAAAATAGCAAATAaatgatatataaaatatgtcaAATATAAGCTTATCAAATGACCCCAAACACTAGTAGTATGTATGCCGGGTTAGTACGTATGAGATACGTAAATAGTAAACCCGAAGTAACTTGTTTTATTTACACTAGTGTATATAAATGTGTATTTGTTAAATGCTTCCGTTGATAGGGTGAGTATATGATTGTTAATTGATTGAACTGCGAAAAAGTTTTATTGATTTtagcttgctacgggtttcataACTATCATtctcatttcctagcgccggtttcggctcaataatttggatcaTGACACCTACTGACCACAAATCCACTACTGGCTTCTGTATTTTTCTAGCCGATTCTTTTATCTCTTGGAAAATTAAGAACTAGGATGTTATATCTCGGTCTTCAACTATGACCGAATATCGTGCTATGACTTCTACTACTTGTGAAATAGTTTGGTTACAATGGTTGCTTACTTTGCGGCGACCAACTCCTTTACACTGTGATAATAAAAGTGCTATTCAGATTTCTCGTAACTcggttttttttatgaaagaaCCAAGCATATTGAGATTAATTGTCATCTTACTCGCCATCATCTTCAGAATGACACATTGACGTAGCCCGTTGTTTCTTCTTTCTTACAGCTTGTAGATTTGTTTACCGAATCATTACCCCTTCGCGCTTTCGTTTTTTGACTGACAACTCTCGATGCTTATAGCTGTAGAATCATGAGTTTGTGGgaaaatgttaaaatatttacattatgCTATTATAAGGGTagtatattattttcttttatatttagtttagtctatataaaaatttcttctattattttaaggTTTAAGGCTTTCTTCTTTAATATTAGCCTCCATCTTCATTTCCAATTAATAGTTATTTGTTATTTCTCTCATTAAATGTTATCAACAAAAAGTGAGTGGaggaattaattaattgttttttttggagctatataattttaaaaatcaattaaataaatgagAATTGGACATATAAGAAAAGAAATGGGAGGCGgtataaattggattataaAGTGTTTTTCTTCGCTTATTGGTTGCTTATGACTAAATTGCATGGATTCAATGTAAGGTCAACAGGGTACTATTTAGAATTACTTAATAACTAGAAACCTACCCTTCCTACTACATGCTTGACTTATCACATATACGtatatttagttgtttgttGAGAAGTAGAATTTAATCCCACAAATTTGGTAAATTGTGTTGCTATTTCTGGATACAAACTTTTAAAGAAATAGAAGAATCTATGCAATTTTAAGTGAAATTTTTGGCAGGTTCAAATATATGTTAGTATATGGACAACATATGTGTAAAATAAGCTATTTGAAGACTGCCtgcctcatatatatatatatatatatatatccattAGATTTATAAGATTTATAAGATTTCTAACCCCTGGTGACTTGAAATTATAGgttaaattaacatataattCTTTGACAATTTTATATAAGGGTTAATTGCCTCAGTGATACAAAATCTTTCTCTCATGTATTATTTTGGTAcctaatttatatttgttttaatattgtttactttatttttatttcaggCAATAATACCTTATAAAGTTCGGCTGTATGACTTATCACGTGACAATCGGAGTGAGAATATTCttcatatatttatcaattcaattgcAATATCAGAttcgtaaattaaaaataaagtaccAAACTAGTATAAAAGAACACGATCGGGTACCGAATTGATGTATAAGAGAAAGCTTTGGTACCATCTAGACTTTTCCGAATCTCATGTAGCAATTGAGGTGGATAAGTATGTGGAGAATATTCTCATCCCTATTGCCACCTCAGGTGTAATTGATCTGAATTTTATGCCGCTGTctaacataaaataaaacaaatggtATTGAAAAATTACAAAGTGAAAATAAGGTACCAAATTGTCACATAAGcaaatgatatataatttaaatctGTCTTAACATTTTAGTTTAGTTACAGATTGTTAATCACTGAATAATGAAAGGTTTTGTTGTAGCTTTACTCATCTTTTCCTTAGCTTGCTCTTTTGCCTCTGCCTATGACCCTGACCCTCTTCAGGATATCTGTGTGGCAATAGATGATCCCTTAAATGGAGGTATATATTATCTAATTAACAATTATTATAAGCTTTACTTTGTATTTTCTGCTCTAATTCTTTCATTTCTTTCTATACTTATTAATCATATTCCGATAAGTAtttcttgttttttcttttctgaAGGTTCAAACTTGTTAACTATAGTATATTCCCATTTCATAAACGTTTCAGAATTCCCATGTTACGAGCAAAACTTTTATTGGagccttaatttttttaaaagatagttttgaaattaaaagtatgaattatatcaaatatttatcatGTGTTTcaataaaatatgaatatttcgattagtattaaaacataattttttatatttcaaggAAAAGAATTAGATTACAAGTAGTCTATATGTCAATCGGTGGCattatattctaaaaatataatgCTATGTAAAGCTCTAAAACATATGGTGACCTGTATAGCAACCAATTAACGAGCattatattctaaaaatatattttattcggTCATATGTTAAAAAAATGGCGACGTACCATTAGTTgttataaaagttaaattttaatataagttAAATTGAATATATTCTACCAAATTATGATAGAGGATAAAGATTTTGACCAATTAGACTATTAAACCATTGTTTCAATATTCCACAATATGCAAACTAATATTTGTTCTGATTGCAGTATTTGTGAATGGAAGGTTCTGTAAAAGCCCTAATATTACAGTAGCCGACGACTTTTTCTTTTCTGGACTCCACATTCCAAGAAATACAGATAATCGAAACGGAGTGAATGCTACAGTCCTAAATGTTGATCAAATACCGGGACTCAACACGCTCGGTATCACTCTAACTCGTGTTGATTATGCACCAAACGGTGGCGTAAACCCTCCACACATTCACCCACGAGCAACAGAGATAACTGTCGTCATCAAAGGAATCCTTTATGTTGGGTTCGTGACGACAACTCCTAGTCAGTTGTTCTGGAAAGTACTACACCGTGGTGATGTTTTCGTGTTTCCGAAAAGTTTGATTCACTTTCAATTAAATATTGCAAATACTAATGCAGTCGCTATTACCGCTTTGAATAGCCAGAATCCTGGTATTATATTTATTGCTGATGCACTCTTTGGACCTACTGGTGGACCTATAGATCCTGATGTTCTTGCTAAAGCATTCCAGTTAGACAGGAGTGTAATTGAACAACTTCAGAGTGTATTTGGTGGCGCCCGTTAATTTCAAGGAAGAAACGTATTCAACGAACTAGATCGATCTATATATACTCGAATAATGAATCAACATTCTCATCAGCTTCAGTATTATGGTgtataaacaataaatatatgtTTGCAAGGGCCTTTATATATATGCAATAAAGATATCGTAAAATAAACGGTGGGTTTGTGTAGTTCATGTTATTACTGTTATTAgtgatatatattttatgttgaGATATTAAAATGTGATCAAAATGTCCACCATTTATGTAGATATATCATAATGtgatcaaaaataaaaatttagaacaGTTTATGTTGAGATATCAAAGTGTGACCAAAATGTCATACATGTGGATAAAGTAATATaggcaaaataatttttttatatctacaACTTTGACTATTTTACCAAACTTAtccttaaaaaattaatttagacaTCATGGTCCTTCAATTTTAGGAATTGAGACAATCATATCCAAACAATATTTATACCTATATATTTTCAGAATCTATTTTTATAACAAGATTTTGATTCATTGTTCaatgattatttaacacaattaattttatatttcagtttAAAGGATGTGAGTATAAAATGAGAATTATGTGTTCGGAAATAAACTTAAATTAAgaatttgatttatttctccaaatttataaattgacgGATCAGAatgttcaaattaatttttaggttattgacaaaacacttaaaattatagatttaaaaaaattattttaccaaaaatatataaacaaattttttaaaaagctcGATAGTTCAACatgtaaaattttggatttttcatTGATAATAGCATGCGTTGTAATCCACATAAAAACTCCAATGAATTAAAGGTTACATTAATTGGTGGTCTATTaaggtaaaataattttatatatccaTAAGTGTGATTATTTAGATATTGTAGAGATCTATTTTTCCGATAGGTAAAAAGTAATAAAGAATTGAAGCGTCCGTTGATGATTTCTACAGAAACTCGTCTGAATGACGAGTTAGCGATCCGCATGTTTAAATTCAAGCGGGCTAGATTAGTGCGTAGCGACAAATTTGAGAGATTGAAGCGTACTCATTGCAATTCTCTAGAAATTTATAGGCCAATTTACAGATTTGGCTAATAAAATTGACCACACTCAAACCTTAGAGACCCTAGAAGCCCTTTTTGATACTTTTAGGGACAAAACAACCTTTTTCCGCTTTTTAATTTCATTGAGTATACTGATACATATGAAATTAATTAC
This region of Mercurialis annua linkage group LG1-X, ddMerAnnu1.2, whole genome shotgun sequence genomic DNA includes:
- the LOC126665443 gene encoding germin-like protein subfamily 1 member 20, giving the protein MKGFVVALLIFSLACSFASAYDPDPLQDICVAIDDPLNGVFVNGRFCKSPNITVADDFFFSGLHIPRNTDNRNGVNATVLNVDQIPGLNTLGITLTRVDYAPNGGVNPPHIHPRATEITVVIKGILYVGFVTTTPSQLFWKVLHRGDVFVFPKSLIHFQLNIANTNAVAITALNSQNPGIIFIADALFGPTGGPIDPDVLAKAFQLDRSVIEQLQSVFGGAR